From a single Brassica oleracea var. oleracea cultivar TO1000 chromosome C5, BOL, whole genome shotgun sequence genomic region:
- the LOC106292371 gene encoding uncharacterized protein LOC106292371, producing MGGKRKRNTVKPNSSRVTQRPATLPAQYDFIPRDPSPSIPPVLPKNKPLPKNKPLPKNNPLPSVRDYPPPRKLFPETNFPPSQSAPSPLTPAAAKSQPQQRQTHSTERMNKLPPSQPAPVRASQSPHSSEAQNSRFPDEEEEEDMSDVEAPVQPNLASDHMDLLNSLLNQPGRAKNTIVLSRNLEPGTTWFGYDKSSLSRKITKILKNKFNKPFYSWTRVPRDRQERYFLEFAKTHTWDPSLTGVVQEHFEAIALLRMKDMVSEVRTSRQQPNWIGDTLWKLMTDYWDTDAAVAKSATASASRMSDRQGLGFHTHNSGQKSYMQLHQEMVVELGRPVSFGEVFIRAHTKSDGTFSDFKAKQVIEAFKKQKEAKLATLETDDHTETGQHPPLSIEEENELFIQATFTNDRGQIYGLGSLKNQLNEVAYDPRSLSSFIQMQQQLEEAQRQIKEQAALLAKAEEDRAQAAAAAAMVEEERSRVIATQQATIDELLMVRKYIATTDQRFLDFISKETASSDPHHV from the exons ATGGGTGGAAAGAGGAAGCGAAATACCGTCAAACCCAACTCCTCTCGGGTTACACAACGCCCAGCTACTTTACCAGCTCAGTATGACTTCATACCGAGGGATCCATCTCCGTCGATCCCACCCGTTCTCCCTAAGAACAAACCTCTCCCTAAGAACAAACCTCTCCCTAAGAACAATCCTCTCCCATCTGTTCGCGATTATCCTCCTCCGAGAAAGCTGTTTCCGGAAACGAACTTCCCACCTTCTCAATCAGCTCCGTCGCCTCTCACTCCAGCTGCTGCGAAGTCTCAACCTCAACAGCGACAAACTCACTCGACTGAACGTATGAACAAACTTCCTCCAAGTCAACCGGCTCCAGTTCGAGCATCTCAATCGCCTCACAGTTCTGAAGCACAAAATTCTCGTTTTCCAGATGAGGAGGAGGAGGAGGATATGTCCGATGTAGAGGCTCCGGTTCAACCTAATCTCGCCTCTGACCATATGGATCTTTTGAACTCCCTCCTAAACCAGCCAGGTCGAGCGAAGAACACAATTGTCCTGTCTCGCAACCTTGAGCCTGGAACCACATG GTTTGGGTATGACAAGTCGAGCTTGTCTAGAAAGATTACCAAGATTTTAAAGAACAAGTTTAATAAGCCTTTCTACAGCTGGACTCGTGTGCCTAGAGACAGACAAGAACGCTACTTTCTGGAATTTGCC AAAACTCACACATGGGATCCATCATTGACTGGTGTTGTGCAAGAACATTTCGAGGCCATTGCTCTTCTACGAATGAAAGACATGGTCAGCGAAGTAAGGACATCTCGGCAGCAGCCTAATTGGATAGGCGACACACTCTGGAAACTAATGACCGACTATTGGGACACTGACGCTGCGGTTGCAAAGAGTGCTACAGCATCAGCATCTAGAATGTCTGACCGTCAAGGTCTTGGCTTTCACACACATAACTCTGGCCAGAAGTCTTATATGCAGCTCCACCAAGAGATG GTTGTTGAATTGGGAAGACCAGTGAGCTTTGGTGAAGTATTCATCAGAGCTCATACAAAGTCAGATGGAACCTTTAGTGATTTCAAAGCTAAACAAGTTATTGAGGCTTTCAAGAAGCAAAAAGAAGCTAAGTTGGCCACCCTTGAGACTGATGATCACACCGAGACTGGGCAGCATCCACCACTATCAATAGAAGAGGAGAATGAGCTGTTTATTCAG GCCACTTTCACCAATGACAGGGGGCAAATTTATGGCCTTGGAAGCTTGAAGAACCAACTTAATGAAGTGGCATATGACCCAAGAAGCTTGTCCTCTTTCATCCAAATGCAACAGCAACTTGAAGAAGCTCAACGCCAAATCAAAGAACAAGCTGCTCTTCTTGCAAAGGCTGAGGAAGATCGTGCCCAAGCTGCTGCTGCTGCGGCAATGGTTGAGGAAGAGCGTTCCAGAGTTATAGCTACTCAGCAAGCTACGATCGATGAGTTGTTAATGGTTCGGAAGTACATCGCCACCACAGACCAGAGATTCTTGGACTTCATCTCCAAAGAAACAGCTTCATCTGATCCCCATCATGTTTAG
- the LOC106296098 gene encoding serine carboxypeptidase-like 7 isoform X2, whose product MVVPALVQEISKGNYVCCNPPINLQGYVLGNPSTEVAFDYNHRIPYAHGMALISDELYESLKRICKGEYENVDPSNTECLKLVEEYHKCVDKINSALILTPLCEESEDTLPDCYTYRYVLTAYWTNDESVRKALQIHKESKEKWVRCNWGMPYTHDIKSSVPYHMNNSINGYRSLIYNGDHDMFVPFLGTQAWIRSLNYSITDDWRPWMISDQIAGYTRTYSNKMTFATIKGGGHTVEYKPEESYIMFQRWINGQPL is encoded by the exons ATGGTTGTTCCAGCACTCGTTCAAGAAATCTCAAAAG GAAACTATGTATGCTGCAACCCTCCAATAAACCTTCAG GGCTATGTGCTCGGAAACCCGTCAACGGAAGTTGCATTTGATTATAACCATCGCATTCCTTATGCTCATGGAATGGCACTGATCTCTGATGAACTTTACGAG TCATTGAAGAGAATCTGCAAAGGAGAATATGAAAATGTTGATCCAAGTAACACGGAATGCTTGAAACTCGTTGAAGAATATCACAAG TGCGTTGATAAAATAAACTCAGCACTTATTTTAACGCCATTGTGCGAAGAATCTGAAGACACACTTCCCGATTGCTAT ACTTATCGTTACGTCTTAACTGCCTACTGGACCAATGATGAGAGTGTCCGCAAGGCTCTTCAAATTCATAAG GAGAGTAAAGAGAAATGGGTACGTTGTAACTGGGGAATGCCTTACACACATGACATCAAAAGTAGTGTACCGTACCATATGAATAACAGCATCAATGGCTACCGTTCTCTCATCTACAA TGGTGATCACGATATGTTCGTGCCTTTCCTTGGAACTCAAGCTTGGATTAGGTCTCTTAACTATTCTATCACTGATGACTGGAGACCTTGGATGATATCCGATCAAATCGCTGG ATACACGAGGACTTATTCCAATAAGATGACATTTGCGACTATCAAA GGAGGAGGACACACTGTAGAGTATAAACCAGAGGAGAGTTATATCATGTTCCAAAGGTGGATCAATGGCCAACCTCTTTAG
- the LOC106292372 gene encoding uncharacterized protein LOC106292372, with protein MGGNYNYTNFRDWMYKRIDEETGNFSEEFTTGVEQFMAFANSQPLTQDNNAWRKLDMALGTSYANPTHLSGSEDHIGNAVEDRYVEMVNDAFRDNVSFDNYQHGDSYQNAVDPECNHSKKFYDLLEGAKNPLYDGCREGHSQLSLASRIMQNKVDYNLSEKCVDSVCEMLTDYLPAGNQSTGSHYKTERLMRNLGLPYYKIDVCVNNCMIFWKEDERWDKCQFCDAPRWKPRSERRRTKVPYSRMWYLPIADRLKRMYQSKKTAAAMRWHAEHQAKEGEMSHPSDAAEWKHFQDQHPRFVEEPRNVYLGLSTDGFNPFGMSNNHSLWPVILTPYNLPPGMCMNPEYLFLTILNSGPNHPRASLDIFLKPLIAELKELWSTGVEEYDVSLNQNFNLKAVLLWTISDFPAYGMLSGWTTHGRLSCPICMEDTKAFYLKNGRKTCWFDCHRRFLPRGHPLRKNRKDFLKGKHAMNEVPPESLSGEQVYSERLKGVNPPKTSQCGGNGHDKKKPGYGKEHNWHKESIFWELPYWRDLNLRHNLDVMHIEKNFFDNIMNTLMSVKGKSKDTIKSRLDIELLCDRQHLHVDSRGQALFPPYTLGESARKSLLECVKVGVKFPDGYASDLANCVDIEKRKFSGMKSHDCHVFMERLLPFICAELLDENVHLALSGTN; from the exons ATGGGAGGTAATTACAACTACACTAACTTTCGAGATTGGATGTACAAGAGGATCGATGAAGAAACGGGGAATTTCTCGGAAGAGTTCACAACGGGAGTAGAGCAATTCATGGCATTTGCAAACAGTCAGCCTCTAACACAGGATAATAATG CATGGAGAAAACTCGATATGGCTTTAGGAACAAGTTATGCTAATCCGACGCATTTAAGTGGTAGTGAAGATCACATTGGTAATGCAGTAGAAGATAGATATGTGGAAATGGTGAATGATGCATTTCGAGATAATGTGAGTTTTGATAACTATCAACATGGTGATAGTTATCAAAATGCAGTAGATCCGGAATGCAATCACTCGAAGAAATTCTACGACTTGTTAGAAGGAGCGAAAAATCCTTTATATGATGGTTGCCGAGAAGGTCACTCGCAATTATCATTGGCTTCTAGGATCATGCAAAATAAGGTGGATTATAATTTGAGTGAAAAGTGCGTTGATTCGGTATGTGAAATGTTGACAGACTATTTACCAGCTGGAAACCAATCAACTGGTTCACATTACAAGACAGAAAGATTGATGCGCAATTTGGGTCTCCCGTACTATAAAATTGATGTGTGTGTTAACAATTGTATGATCTTCTGGAAAGAGGATGAAAGGTGGGATAAGTGTCAGTTTTGTGATGCACCAAGATGGAAGCCTAGAAGCGAACGACGTAGAACCAAAGTGCCATATAGTCGTATGTGGTATCTACCTATTGCTGACAGATTGAAGAGAATGTATCAGAGCAAGAAGACAGCAGCAGCAATGAGATGGCATGCAGAGCACCAAGCAAAGGAGGGTGAAATGTCTCATCCGTCAGATGCAGCAGAGTGGAAACACTTTCAAGATCAACATCCCCGGTTTGTAGAGGAACCCCGTAATGTTTATCTCGGCTTATCTACGGATGGATTTAATCCATTTGGGATGTCTAATAATCATTCGTTATGGCCAGTGATCTTGACTCCATATAATCTACCTCCTGGTATGTGCATGAATCCAGAGTATTTGTTTCTCACAATTTTGAATTCTGGGCCAAATCACCCACGAGCTAGTCTAGATATCTTCCTCAAACCTCTAATTGCGGAGTTAAAAGAGCTGTGGTCTACTGGAGTTGAAGAATACGATGTCTCTTTGAATCAAAATTTTAATCTTAAGGCTGTGCTTCTTTGGACGATAAGCGACTTTCCGGCATATGGGATGCTATCAGGATGGACGACTCATGGTAGGTTGTCTTGTCCAATTTGTATGGAAGATACAAAGGCTTTTTATCTGAAGAATGGAAGGAAGACGTGTTGGTTTGATTGTCATCGAAGATTTCTTCCTCGTGGCCATCCATTGAGGAAGAACAGAAAGGACTTCTTGAAGGGAAAACATGCTATGAATGAAGTTCCACCTGAATCTTTGAGTGGTGAGCAAGTTTATTCTGAGCGGTTAAAAGGTGTCAATCCACCAAAAACGTCCCAGTGCGGTGGAAATGGTCACGATAAGAAGAAACCCGGATATGGGAAGGAACATAACTGGCACAAGGAAAGCATATTCTGGGAGTTGCCGTACTGGAGGGACCTAAATCTTCGACATAATCTTGATGTTATGCATATTGAGAAGAATTTTTTCGACAACATCATGAATACTCTTATGAGTGTGAAGGGTAAGTCGAAAGACACAATCAAGTCAAGATTGGATATAGAACTTCTCTGTGATCGGCAACACTTACATGTTGATAGTCGTGGTCAAGCTCTTTTTCCTCCCTACACACTGGGAGAGAGCGCAAGAAAAAGTTTATTGGAATGTGTGAAAGTTGGGGTAAAATTTCCAGACGGTTATGCTTCCGACTTAGCTAACTGTGTTGATATAGAGAAGCGCAAGTTTTCAGGCATGAAGAGTCATGACTGCCATGTGTTTATGGAGAGGCTACTTCCATTTATATGTGCAGAACTCCTAGACGAGAACGTCCATCTTGCTTTATCAGGTACAAATTAA
- the LOC106296098 gene encoding serine carboxypeptidase-like 7 isoform X1 produces the protein MANDYIFSIQKLLLFFLIISCRNAVGSASIIKYLPGFEGPLPFELETGYIGVGEEEQVQLFYYFIKSEGNPEEDPILLWLSGGPGCSSISGLLYENGPMTMRLEVYNGTVPSLVSTTYSWTKISSIIYLDQPVGTGFSYSRTHKLASKPSDLGEAKRIHEFLHKWLKKHQEFLSNPFYVGGDSYAGMVVPALVQEISKGNYVCCNPPINLQGYVLGNPSTEVAFDYNHRIPYAHGMALISDELYESLKRICKGEYENVDPSNTECLKLVEEYHKCVDKINSALILTPLCEESEDTLPDCYTYRYVLTAYWTNDESVRKALQIHKESKEKWVRCNWGMPYTHDIKSSVPYHMNNSINGYRSLIYNGDHDMFVPFLGTQAWIRSLNYSITDDWRPWMISDQIAGYTRTYSNKMTFATIKGGGHTVEYKPEESYIMFQRWINGQPL, from the exons ATGGCTAACGACTACATTTTCTCTATCCAGAAGCTCCTTCTTTTCTTTCTTATTATCTCGTGTCGCAATGCTGTTGGTTCTGCATCTATTATCAAGTATCTTCCTGGTTTTGAAGGTCCTCTTCCTTTTGAGCTTGAAACCGG GTATATTGGTGTTGGTGAGGAAGAACAAGTGCAGTTGTTCTACTACTTCATCAAATCTGAGGGGAATCCTGAAGAAGACCCCATTCTTCTCTGGTTAAGTGGAGGACCTGGTTGCTCTTCAATCTCTGGTCTTCTTTACGAGAATG GGCCTATGACTATGAGGTTGGAGGTTTACAATGGAACTGTTCCTTCCTTGGTCTCTACTACATATTCATGGACTAAG ATTTCAAGTATAATATATTTGGATCAGCCTGTTGGAACTGGCTTCTCTTACTCAAGAACTCATAAACTCGCTAGTAAACCTAGTGATTTAGGAGAAGCCAAACGGATCCACGAGTTTCTTCACAAG TGGCTAAAGAAGCATCAAGAGTTTCTCTCCAACCCTTTCTATGTAGGTGGAGATTCTTATGCCGGTATGGTTGTTCCAGCACTCGTTCAAGAAATCTCAAAAG GAAACTATGTATGCTGCAACCCTCCAATAAACCTTCAG GGCTATGTGCTCGGAAACCCGTCAACGGAAGTTGCATTTGATTATAACCATCGCATTCCTTATGCTCATGGAATGGCACTGATCTCTGATGAACTTTACGAG TCATTGAAGAGAATCTGCAAAGGAGAATATGAAAATGTTGATCCAAGTAACACGGAATGCTTGAAACTCGTTGAAGAATATCACAAG TGCGTTGATAAAATAAACTCAGCACTTATTTTAACGCCATTGTGCGAAGAATCTGAAGACACACTTCCCGATTGCTAT ACTTATCGTTACGTCTTAACTGCCTACTGGACCAATGATGAGAGTGTCCGCAAGGCTCTTCAAATTCATAAG GAGAGTAAAGAGAAATGGGTACGTTGTAACTGGGGAATGCCTTACACACATGACATCAAAAGTAGTGTACCGTACCATATGAATAACAGCATCAATGGCTACCGTTCTCTCATCTACAA TGGTGATCACGATATGTTCGTGCCTTTCCTTGGAACTCAAGCTTGGATTAGGTCTCTTAACTATTCTATCACTGATGACTGGAGACCTTGGATGATATCCGATCAAATCGCTGG ATACACGAGGACTTATTCCAATAAGATGACATTTGCGACTATCAAA GGAGGAGGACACACTGTAGAGTATAAACCAGAGGAGAGTTATATCATGTTCCAAAGGTGGATCAATGGCCAACCTCTTTAG
- the LOC106295423 gene encoding NAC domain-containing protein 78-like encodes MGRESVAVVSSPPTATARGTATVAATSLAPGFRFHPTDEELVSYYLKRKVMGKPVRFDAIGDVDIYKHEPWDLAVFSRLKTRDQEWYFYSALDKKYGNGARMNRATNKGYWKATGKDREIRRDIQLLGMKKTLVFHSGRAPDGLRTNWVMHEYRLVDYETESNGNLVQDAYVLCRVFHKNNIGPPSGNRYAPFLEEEWADEGVALIPGVDVRVRAEPLPFANGNNQMDQPASKDLININEPPRETTPMDIEVSHQNHHENAPKPQENNNNNHYDEAEEALKLEQAEEDERPPPACVLNKEAPLPLLQYKRRRQNEPNNNSSRTTQDHCSSTITTVDNTPITLISSSAAAATNTAISALLEFSLMGISAKKENTPQPPNKEAYPPAPLPSIEEKLNDLQKEVHQMSVERETFKLEMMSAEAMISILQSRIDALRQENDELRKNNATKGQAVL; translated from the exons ATGGGTCGCGAATCTGTGGCTGTGGTGTCTTCGCCGCCGACGGCGACTGCGAGGGGTACTGCTACTGTAGCGGCGACATCGCTTGCTCCTGGGTTTCGATTTCATCCGACTGATGAAGAACTCGTGAGCTATTACTTGAAGAGAAAGGTTATGGGTAAGCCCGTACGTTTCGATGCGATTGGGGATGTCGATATCTACAAGCATGAGCCTTGGGACTTAGCAG TGTTCTCGAGGTTGAAGACAAGAGACCAGGAATGGTACTTCTACAGCGCGCTAGACAAGAAGTACGGGAACGGCGCTAGAATGAACCGAGCCACTAACAAAGGCTACTGGAAAGCAACTGGAAAAGACCGAGAAATCCGCCGTGACATTCAGTTGCTCGGTATGAAAAAAACACTCGTTTTCCACAGCGGGCGTGCCCCGGATGGGCTCCGGACCAATTGGGTCATGCACGAGTATCGCCTTGTGGACTATGAAACTGAATCCAATGGAAACCTCGTG CAAGATGCATATGTGTTGTGCAGAGTGTTCCACAAGAATAACATTGGGCCACCAAGTGGGAACAGATACGCGCCATTCTTGGAAGAGGAATGGGCTGATGAGGGAGTCGCTCTGATTCCAGGAGTAGACGTTAGGGTCAGGGCAGAGCCGCTACCTTTTGCCAATGGAAACAACCAGATGGACCAG CCAGCAAGCAAGGACCTCATTAACATCAACGAGCCACCAAGAGAGACTACCCCAATGGATATCGAAGTTAGCCATCAGAATCATCATGAGAATGCCCCCAAGCCGCAGGAGAATAACAACAATAACCATTATGATGAAGCTGAGGAAGCACTCAAACTTGAGCAAGCAGAAGAAGACGAGCGTCCTCCTCCTGCATGTGTTCTCAACAAAGAAGCTCCATTGCCTCTCCTTCAATACAAACGAAGACGCCAAAACGAACCAAACAACAACTCAAGCAGGACCACACAGGATCACTGTTCGTCCACAATAACAACCGTCGACAATACACCAATAACTTTAATCTCATCATCTGCTGCTGCTGCCACCAACACCGCCATCTCTGCATTGCTTGAATTCTCTCTCATGGGTATATCCGCAAAGAAAGAAAACACACCGCAACCTCCTAACAAGGAAGCTTATCCTCCTGCTCCGCTTCCATCTATTGAAGAGAAGCTTAATGATCTCCAGAAGGAGGTTCATCAGATGTCTGTTGAGAGAGAGACTTTCAAGCTTGAGATGATGAGTGCAGAGGCTATGATCAGTATTCTCCAGTCGAGGATCGATGCACTTCGCCAGGAGAACGATGAGCTGAGGAAGAACAACGCCACCAAGGGACAAGCGGTGCTCTAA
- the LOC106295424 gene encoding protein BTR1-like — MDSTESETTDESPEEPSQEPDSSEKPTHIRFLVPKALAGYVIGKGGSTITQFQDHSGAQILLSRNQEYFPGTTCRIVVMSGTTVQVLTAFQLVLAKLHCQLQAEDGSDVELRRTRVVIPHSSCGSIIGKGGATIRFFIENSKAGIKISPLDFELSDRLLTLSGTMEEQMRAIALILTKLTEEDDYSQQMHSPNSYRKDLGLRNILHAWKSVKSRRSLGSKQNHKEDSYNSVTIGVSDEHIGVVIGRKGSHIMEISESSGARIKISGRGGFLPGTTDRKVTISGFQASIDLAVSIIERKVDKASKRRAKDETDMDTD; from the exons ATGGATTCCACCGAGTCCGAAACGACGGATGAATCCCCGGAGGAGCCATCGCAAGAACCTG ACTCTAGTGAGAAGCCAACGCACATACGTTTCCTTGTACCCAAAGCGTTGGCTGGTTATGTGATTGGGAAAGGTGGCTCAACCATCACTCAGTTCCAGGATCACTCTGGTGCTCAAATCCTGCTCTCGCGTAATCAAGAATATTTCCCAGGAACGACTTGTAGAATCGTTGTGATGTCTGGCACGACTGTACAAGTTCTCACTGCATTCCAGCTTGTTCTTGCTAAATTGCACTGTCAG CTTCAAGCTGAAGATGGTAGTGATGTTGAGCTTAGGAGAACAAGAGTTGTGATTCCACACAGTTCATGTGGAAGCATCATTGGAAAAGGAGGAGCCACCATCAG GTTCTTTATTGAAAACTCCAAGGCTGGTATCAAGATATCTCCTCTGGACTTCGAGCTGAGTGATAGGCTATTGACACTATCTGGAACCATGGAGGAGCAGATGCGCGCAATTGCTTTGATTTTGACTAAGCTTACCGAAGAGGATGATTACTCCCAGCAAATGCACTCCCCCAATTCATATAGAAAAG ATTTAGGTCTTCGCAACATTTTGCACGCATGGAAATCGGTGAAGTCACGCAGATCTCTTGGAAGTAAACAAAATCACAAG GAAGATAGTTACAACTCGGTGACAATAGGTGTGTCGGATGAGCACATAGGTGTGGTCATTGGCCGTAAAGGAAGTCACATCATGGAGATCAGTGAG TCAAGTGGTGCCAGAATAAAGATATCAGGCCGAGGAGGGTTTCTCCCTGGAACTACTGATAG GAAAGTTACTATCTCTGGATTTCAAGCTTCGATCGATTTAGCTGTATCGATTATAGAACGTAAAGTTGACAAGGCATCGAAGAGGAGGGCCAAGGATGAAACTGACATGGATACAGACTAG
- the LOC106292373 gene encoding uncharacterized protein LOC106292373 — protein sequence MKARADEHRREVEFQEGDMVFLKLRPYLQRSLARRVNEKLSARFYGPYKVAARVGKVAYRLHLPPEARIHPTFHVSQLKKAIGDSISPATIPPQLTSEGILDTVPEAVLAHRVNETTGHEELLIKWVGLSDADCTWEWKSLIEKQFLELDLEDKVSLNGRGNVMYEARRPPIVYQYRRRGPSQRKGGNARVIDSEKI from the coding sequence ATGAAGGCCCGAGCTGATGAGCACCGGAGAGAGGTGGAGTTTCAAGAAGGGGATATGGTCTTTCTCAAACTTCGTCCTTATCTACAGCGTTCGTTGGCCAGGCGTGTCAATGAGAAGCTATCAGCACGCTTTTATGGTCCTTACAAAGTTGCTGCAAGGGTCGGCAAGGTTGCTTACCGTTTACATCTACCTCCGGAGGCACGTATTCATCCTACGTTCCACGTATCGCAGCTGAAGAAGGCAATTGGAGACTCGATAAGTCCGGCCACTATTCCACCTCAACTCACGTCTGAGGGGATCTTGGACACTGTACCTGAGGCAGTACTGGCACATCGCGTTAATGAAACGACAGGCCATGAGGAGTTGCTGATTAAGTGGGTAGGACTTTCTGACGCTGACTGCACTTGGGAATGGAAGAGCTTGATCGAGAAGCAATTTCTTGAGCTTGACCTTGAGGACAAGGTCAGTTTGAATGGGAGGGGTAATGTTATGTATGAGGCCCGTAGGCCGCCTATTGTTTACCAATACCGCAGGAGAGGCCCAAGTCAGAGGAAGGGAGGGAACGCACGTGTGATCGATTCGGAAAAGATCTAG
- the LOC106293867 gene encoding zinc finger protein ZAT5-like, producing METAEEAISAAKEQALILKGKRTKRQRLQSPIPFSIVPPMSSQEPDVEDESTSLVSKEKSLNDEINTNKNDNNMLSNGVTSPASSSSNNNATLKTAADEEDQDMANCLILLAQGHYTPQQQPQQTRQFMMSYQESGNNNNNAYRSSSRRFLETSNGTTSGGRAGYYVYQCKTCDRTFPSFQALGGHRASHKKPKAAAGLHSDHDLKKSIYNDAVSLHLNNVPAATPNNNSSHRSLVVYGKANNNKVHECGICGAEFTSGQALGGHMRRHRGAVVASAASASTATVRVAATAGTANTALSLSPMSFDQMSVHPVQAPVKRARSAVVSLDLDLNLPASEDVNRVNGLSFASKQEQEQEHEHEQTHQREEQKTLVLSSAPTLVDCHY from the coding sequence ATGGAGACAGCAGAGGAGGCGATATCGGCAGCTAAAGAGCAAGCCTTGATCCTTAAAGGGAAGAGGACTAAGAGGCAGCGTCTGCAGTCCCCAATCCCTTTCTCTATCGTCCCTCCTATGTCTTCTCAAGAACCTGATGTGGAAGATGAGTCCACCAGTCTTGTTTCCAAGGAGAAGAGTCTCAATGATGAGATCAACACCAACAAGAATGATAACAACATGTTAAGCAATGGTGTGACATCTCCTGCCTCTTCATCTTCTAACAACAATGCAACATTAAAGACCGCCGCTGACGAGGAAGACCAAGACATGGCTAATTGTTTGATCCTCCTCGCCCAAGGTCACTATACCCCTCAACAACAACCACAACAAACAAGACAGTTTATGATGAGTTACCAAGAATCTGGTAATAACAATAACAATGCGTATAGATCTAGCAGCAGAAGGTTTCTCGAGACATCTAATGGGACCACGAGTGGAGGCAGAGCCGGTTACTATGTTTACCAATGCAAAACGTGTGACCGGACTTTTCCTTCTTTCCAAGCTCTTGGTGGCCATAGAGCCAGCCACAAGAAGCCTAAAGCCGCAGCGGGTCTTCACTCCGACCATGACCTCAAGAAGTCTATCTACAACGACGCCGTTTCTCTTCATCTCAACAACGTCCCCGCCGCAACTCCTAACAATAATAGTAGCCACAGGTCGCTTGTGGTGTACGGCAAAGCGAATAACAATAAAGTCCATGAATGTGGGATATGTGGAGCTGAGTTCACATCCGGACAAGCCTTAGGTGGTCACATGAGACGTCATAGAGGCGCAGTGGTGGCCTCAGCAGCATCCGCTTCCACCGCAACGGTTAGGGTTGCGGCCACTGCGGGTACAGCAAACACGGCTTTGTCATTATCACCTATGTCGTTTGACCAAATGTCGGTTCATCCGGTTCAGGCTCCGGTTAAGAGAGCGAGGAGCGCGGTTGTGTCGTTAGATTTGGATCTGAATCTACCTGCCTCGGAAGATGTGAATCGAGTCAACGGATTAAGCTTTGCTTCAAAGCAAGAACAGGAACAGGAACATGAACATGAACAAACACATCAGAGAGAAGAACAAAAAACTCTTGTTTTGTCTTCCGCTCCTACATTGGTGGATTGCCATTACTAA